In Spirobacillus cienkowskii, a genomic segment contains:
- a CDS encoding Maf family protein, whose product MISYKRLVLASASPRRKQMLENSGIKFIVMPADIDEKPKLNEKAQDYVLRNAREKAQAINNKLPNGEFILSADTVVVTQEGLILEKPSDTNIAKQMLLQLSGKTHFVYSGYALFQNHRELVSRVVETLVTFRTISDREQNAYIATGEPFDKAGGYGIQGHAMGFIECIQGSYTNVMGLPLSQVLQDLENFAKLETFAYLH is encoded by the coding sequence ATGATTAGTTATAAGAGGCTTGTTCTTGCAAGCGCATCACCTCGCAGAAAACAAATGTTAGAAAACAGCGGTATAAAATTTATAGTTATGCCAGCAGACATTGATGAAAAACCAAAATTAAATGAAAAAGCGCAAGACTATGTTTTACGCAACGCGAGAGAAAAAGCTCAAGCAATAAACAATAAATTACCAAATGGTGAATTTATATTAAGTGCAGATACTGTTGTTGTCACACAAGAAGGTCTTATCTTAGAAAAGCCAAGTGATACCAATATCGCAAAACAAATGCTTTTACAGTTGTCTGGAAAAACACATTTTGTCTACAGTGGCTATGCCCTATTTCAAAATCATAGAGAACTCGTGAGTCGCGTTGTTGAAACCTTAGTGACTTTTCGCACAATTTCTGATCGCGAGCAAAATGCCTACATTGCAACTGGCGAACCTTTTGATAAGGCAGGTGGATACGGGATACAAGGGCATGCTATGGGATTTATAGAATGCATCCAAGGCAGTTATACCAACGTCATGGGATTACCGTTAAGTCAAGTTCTGCAGGACTTAGAAAATTTTGCAAAACTCGAAACATTTGCATATCTGCATTAA
- a CDS encoding YggS family pyridoxal phosphate-dependent enzyme, with translation MSENIQNNIKSFQQKIFEIAKCYKRDPNDIELVAVSKYHNTENIKKAYQAGCLNFGENYIQEWKEKSIQLDEDRFSNIKWHIIGNLQKNKIKFLNSKVSCLQSLDSLDLAIEIEKKAPLDLPLRVLVQLQIDFQDTNKFGATIEHAKKICEFMSSSKKMTLQGFMGIGPAECHEEKRKELYFSFTHNSKILWQEYSTQRLQNPIISLGMSSDYATAIECGSTMLRIGTAIFGARKNNKVT, from the coding sequence ATGTCTGAAAATATTCAAAATAATATAAAATCTTTTCAGCAAAAGATTTTTGAAATTGCCAAATGTTACAAAAGGGATCCTAATGATATTGAACTTGTTGCAGTCAGCAAATATCATAACACTGAAAACATTAAAAAAGCTTATCAAGCAGGATGTCTTAATTTTGGTGAAAATTATATTCAAGAATGGAAAGAAAAAAGCATACAGCTTGACGAAGATAGATTTTCAAATATTAAGTGGCATATTATAGGAAATTTACAAAAAAATAAGATTAAATTTTTAAATTCTAAAGTGTCTTGTTTGCAATCACTCGATAGCTTAGATCTTGCAATAGAAATAGAAAAAAAGGCTCCATTGGACTTACCACTTCGCGTTCTGGTGCAACTACAAATTGATTTTCAAGATACAAATAAATTTGGCGCAACAATCGAACATGCAAAAAAAATCTGTGAGTTTATGAGCTCAAGTAAAAAAATGACCCTGCAGGGCTTTATGGGAATTGGTCCTGCAGAATGCCATGAAGAAAAAAGAAAAGAACTGTATTTTAGTTTTACTCATAATAGTAAAATATTATGGCAAGAGTACAGCACACAAAGGTTACAAAACCCAATCATTTCTCTTGGAATGAGCAGCGATTACGCAACAGCGATTGAATGTGGCTCAACAATGTTACGAATTGGGACAGCAATTTTTGGAGCAAGAAAAAATAATAAAGTAACTTAA
- a CDS encoding ATP-binding cassette domain-containing protein, producing the protein MASFQKKYLFGFLPFISLISQKADLPEKCLQRAINTDRSLWFIFFSIFKKQIAICGLSQVLLILLLLFSPFLLKFFLVTYLFDKISINQKRLIETSIYLVVFVTIYLLAFYLKKHVLLQWKTDIERYSIDFVARILRFSKKEDNNIIINNYIDKNGDFFVNKIAQIPVAFCLLFSFPALIAVFFCIYYFMNQLFLVPIIVLFLISIFKFRNQIFLKRNEKKEEFFLKSRSILLKKIFSFGRRVHLLAMENFFIKKINFIQTNSYNLAYSAVQKNSFSNTLFYFSGIIIAIPSITSYALFHKEAGLINLIVLILYFVIAAGFYSNIVHFYDIRKKFKSNFSFSFSKQSKKDLLQNDIDYEEDSLGSGFHQIEKQDKLWLHKASFVLGKEINLYHITYEHEPGHIVAIVGDSCSGKTSLLHAFAGELQLFGGERRVPQKFEIMPQELSFFSGTLRENIILGHEFEEKRYIEVIKATLLEYEINNLENGDDTFISINEQNNFNFLRKIAIARILYAKSEYYFFDDPLKGFSASESTQIFKEGFLKTLHGKNRVLVTQDLNLAALCNYVIVMKDGMIVEQGTHSWLIEKAGLYAKMHYAGVDLNSFNQQNLKNNTKRFSIKNSQIENLNDFNSNKFEAIKKENMLKYMFDSTIYYMRTYFSICKPYVPITLVVMSHISLSLSFLFLFSDFLGQKLTRNNQLIMFSLFSLLSVILFYYFSLKNIESHLKFGAKLEEKVYNLLIKEYQDEHHYTAKYLEKFSKFKEYLFTATTSFIVRISLIFSAIFLMLSTNITAFCFVVAMFSFTCVFFLVFKNSYFEKLDSLLLKKQNLKNITVSFFNSYINPNSQSFRSYLFNKINSNIAETDCVLKDKNAIIFYFYRFLCISIFLFSCLFLAYFVINSKNVNFGSVILSFISIIFLFQAFHHIGRDLNKFNQSIFYFKNLMKTSIRLQEFERNHELISEIWPNKGTFCIKSLNVQASKDNSFSIYNLDLFIPHASRFGLIAQKNQYGLSPFFSILFLFTKIESGSIMLDEEDILKINPLEFRNRYAYISMESLFPFLTLRENIDPEEKFDDSEIWSALNRVGVAQSVALLCNGLNTKIEDFPKHMIWTGEFILFSFAKTLLHKNKVIFLDNLTLTEEAEIRILELLNRELNDATILISAPVSSGLFKICHEVAKVDNEMLTHIPLIRSQQQAFSSDLTMH; encoded by the coding sequence ATGGCTAGTTTTCAAAAAAAATATTTATTTGGATTTTTACCATTTATTTCTTTGATTTCTCAAAAGGCAGATTTGCCAGAAAAATGCTTACAACGCGCTATCAATACAGATCGATCTCTATGGTTTATTTTTTTTAGTATTTTTAAAAAACAAATTGCAATTTGTGGATTGAGTCAAGTTTTATTAATTTTATTGTTACTTTTTTCTCCGTTTTTATTAAAGTTTTTTTTAGTTACTTATCTTTTTGACAAAATAAGTATAAATCAAAAAAGATTAATAGAAACATCAATTTATTTGGTTGTGTTTGTAACAATTTATTTGCTAGCTTTTTATTTAAAAAAGCATGTTTTATTACAATGGAAAACAGACATAGAACGTTATTCTATAGATTTTGTAGCAAGAATTTTGCGTTTTTCAAAAAAAGAAGATAATAATATAATTATTAATAATTATATTGATAAAAATGGAGATTTTTTTGTAAATAAAATTGCTCAAATTCCTGTTGCTTTTTGTTTATTATTTAGTTTTCCTGCTTTAATTGCGGTATTTTTTTGTATTTATTATTTTATGAATCAATTATTTTTGGTCCCGATAATTGTTTTGTTTTTAATTAGTATTTTTAAGTTTCGCAATCAAATTTTTTTAAAAAGAAATGAAAAAAAAGAAGAGTTTTTTTTAAAATCTCGAAGCATACTGCTAAAAAAAATATTTTCTTTTGGAAGAAGAGTACATCTTTTAGCAATGGAAAATTTTTTTATCAAAAAAATAAATTTTATTCAAACAAATAGCTATAACTTAGCATACAGTGCAGTACAAAAAAATTCATTTTCTAATACATTGTTTTATTTTTCTGGGATAATAATTGCTATACCAAGTATAACTAGCTATGCTTTATTTCATAAAGAAGCTGGTTTAATTAATTTAATTGTATTAATTTTATATTTTGTTATTGCTGCCGGTTTTTATTCAAATATAGTACATTTTTATGATATAAGAAAAAAATTTAAATCTAACTTTAGTTTTTCATTTAGTAAACAGAGTAAAAAAGATTTATTGCAAAACGATATTGATTACGAAGAAGATTCTTTAGGTTCAGGTTTTCATCAAATTGAAAAACAAGATAAATTATGGTTGCATAAGGCATCTTTTGTTTTGGGAAAAGAAATTAATTTATATCATATAACTTACGAGCATGAGCCAGGTCATATCGTTGCAATAGTTGGAGACTCTTGTTCCGGAAAAACAAGTTTACTTCATGCGTTTGCAGGTGAGTTGCAATTATTTGGAGGAGAAAGAAGGGTACCTCAAAAATTTGAAATTATGCCTCAAGAATTAAGTTTTTTTTCTGGTACTTTAAGAGAAAATATTATTTTGGGACATGAATTTGAGGAAAAAAGATATATAGAAGTTATTAAAGCGACTTTGTTAGAGTATGAAATAAATAATCTAGAAAATGGTGATGACACATTTATTTCTATTAACGAACAAAACAATTTTAATTTTTTACGAAAAATTGCGATTGCTAGAATACTATATGCAAAATCAGAGTATTATTTTTTTGATGATCCTTTAAAAGGGTTTTCAGCCTCAGAATCTACGCAAATTTTTAAAGAAGGTTTTTTAAAAACTTTGCACGGGAAAAATAGAGTACTTGTTACACAAGATCTCAATTTAGCAGCATTATGCAATTATGTCATTGTTATGAAAGACGGCATGATTGTTGAGCAAGGAACTCATTCTTGGTTAATTGAGAAGGCTGGACTGTACGCAAAAATGCATTATGCAGGTGTTGATTTAAATAGTTTTAATCAACAAAATTTAAAAAATAATACGAAACGTTTTTCTATAAAAAATTCTCAAATTGAAAATTTAAATGATTTTAATTCTAACAAATTTGAAGCTATAAAAAAAGAAAATATGTTAAAATATATGTTTGATTCTACGATATATTATATGCGTACATATTTTTCAATTTGTAAACCATATGTGCCAATTACTTTAGTGGTAATGTCTCATATATCATTAAGTTTGTCTTTTTTATTTCTGTTTTCAGATTTTTTAGGACAAAAATTAACAAGAAATAACCAATTAATTATGTTTAGTTTGTTTTCTTTGTTATCGGTGATATTATTTTATTATTTTTCATTGAAAAATATTGAATCTCATTTAAAATTTGGGGCAAAATTAGAAGAAAAAGTATATAACTTATTAATTAAAGAATATCAAGATGAGCATCATTATACGGCTAAGTACCTAGAAAAATTTTCAAAGTTTAAAGAGTATTTATTTACAGCAACAACATCATTTATAGTAAGAATATCATTAATTTTTTCTGCAATTTTTTTAATGCTATCGACAAATATAACGGCATTTTGTTTTGTAGTTGCCATGTTTTCATTTACTTGCGTTTTCTTTTTAGTTTTTAAAAATTCATATTTTGAAAAATTAGATAGTTTATTATTAAAAAAACAAAACCTTAAAAACATCACTGTCAGTTTTTTTAACTCTTATATTAACCCTAACTCCCAATCATTTCGCTCTTATCTTTTTAATAAAATAAATAGTAACATTGCAGAAACAGACTGTGTTTTAAAAGATAAAAATGCAATAATTTTTTACTTTTATAGATTTCTATGTATATCTATATTTTTGTTTTCTTGCCTTTTTCTTGCTTATTTTGTTATTAATTCTAAAAATGTTAATTTTGGATCAGTAATTCTTTCTTTCATTTCAATAATTTTTTTATTTCAGGCGTTTCATCATATTGGGCGTGATTTAAATAAATTTAATCAATCTATTTTTTATTTTAAAAATTTAATGAAAACTTCAATTCGTCTCCAAGAATTTGAAAGAAATCATGAATTAATTTCTGAAATATGGCCAAACAAAGGAACATTTTGCATAAAATCTTTAAATGTACAAGCTTCAAAAGACAATTCATTTTCAATTTATAATTTAGATTTATTCATTCCTCACGCATCTCGTTTTGGTCTCATTGCGCAAAAAAATCAATATGGTTTGTCTCCATTTTTTTCTATATTATTTCTTTTTACAAAAATTGAATCAGGTTCTATAATGCTCGATGAAGAAGATATTTTAAAAATTAATCCGTTAGAATTTAGAAATCGTTATGCCTATATCTCTATGGAGTCGTTATTCCCATTTTTAACGTTAAGAGAAAATATTGATCCTGAAGAAAAATTTGACGATTCAGAAATATGGTCCGCTTTAAATCGTGTAGGAGTCGCACAATCTGTTGCTTTACTTTGCAATGGTTTGAATACAAAAATTGAGGATTTTCCAAAACATATGATATGGACGGGGGAGTTTATTTTATTTTCATTTGCAAAAACTTTATTACATAAGAATAAAGTTATATTTCTTGATAATTTGACGCTTACAGAAGAAGCTGAAATAAGAATTCTTGAACTATTAAACAGAGAACTCAACGATGCGACTATTTTAATTTCAGCCCCAGTAAGTTCTGGTTTGTTTAAAATATGTCACGAAGTTGCTAAAGTTGATAATGAAATGTTAACACATATTCCTTTAATCAGATCACAGCAGCAAGCTTTTTCTTCTGATTTAACAATGCATTAA
- a CDS encoding tetratricopeptide repeat protein — protein sequence MTKDTKNKQNNNKVCVLIIEEKTDLRTFFMGALTKNGNYEVINAATAQEGLDILAKEGAKVNMILFDWNMSGMSGHLFSQKIKAGSEFDHIELIVCSAAFAEEDTFLMSEIDIYYTMPKVVNVFDFTAKMEQARMAYLNSQSVVAKLKNLQRLLHQADSQAIEALLKESIDIEKEIQDNPKYAYLGGEIRIQHKKYLDAIQFLKDKLSQGGENRSHENLRTLSTLGKALCLAGNFEEALVIFERLEAKSPHNLHHKVMIGDALLGLDNVVGAEKKYDEVLQTDATNAGALAGMVKTSSVTGNFSNAKTFFDKIEGNFESSALASFFNNRGVALVKKGNVQEAIQFYENALQFFNKYKGVVYFNLGMAYFRSGNISSAVNSFQAAIAQEPALIQEKKILQELKEKGLEKFIEDYSAKKSNS from the coding sequence ATGACAAAAGACACTAAAAACAAACAAAATAACAATAAAGTTTGTGTTTTAATTATAGAAGAAAAAACCGACTTAAGAACTTTTTTTATGGGGGCTTTAACCAAAAATGGCAATTATGAGGTTATTAATGCCGCAACAGCTCAAGAAGGGCTCGATATTTTAGCAAAAGAAGGTGCTAAGGTTAATATGATATTATTTGACTGGAATATGTCAGGGATGTCTGGTCATCTTTTTTCACAAAAAATCAAAGCCGGTTCAGAATTTGATCATATTGAATTGATTGTTTGTTCAGCAGCATTTGCAGAAGAAGATACGTTTTTAATGAGTGAAATCGATATTTACTATACAATGCCCAAGGTTGTTAATGTTTTTGATTTTACGGCAAAAATGGAACAAGCAAGAATGGCTTATCTCAATAGCCAATCGGTTGTTGCGAAGCTTAAAAACCTACAACGGTTGCTACATCAGGCTGATTCTCAAGCTATCGAAGCGCTCTTAAAAGAAAGTATTGATATCGAAAAAGAGATTCAAGATAATCCTAAATATGCTTATTTAGGTGGAGAAATTCGGATACAACATAAAAAATATTTAGATGCTATTCAATTTTTAAAAGACAAGCTGAGTCAAGGAGGCGAAAATCGTTCGCACGAAAATCTACGAACATTAAGCACTCTAGGCAAGGCATTGTGTTTGGCTGGAAATTTTGAAGAGGCTTTGGTGATTTTTGAACGTTTAGAAGCAAAAAGTCCTCATAATTTGCATCATAAAGTCATGATTGGAGATGCGTTATTAGGTTTGGATAATGTTGTTGGAGCAGAAAAAAAATATGATGAAGTGTTACAAACCGATGCAACAAATGCGGGCGCGCTTGCAGGGATGGTAAAGACATCATCGGTAACAGGAAATTTTAGTAACGCAAAAACGTTTTTTGATAAAATTGAAGGTAATTTTGAAAGCAGCGCTTTGGCGAGTTTTTTTAATAATCGTGGAGTTGCGTTAGTAAAAAAAGGCAATGTGCAAGAAGCAATTCAGTTTTATGAAAATGCCTTGCAGTTTTTTAATAAATACAAAGGCGTTGTGTATTTTAATTTAGGCATGGCGTATTTTCGCTCTGGTAATATATCAAGTGCGGTCAACTCTTTTCAGGCTGCAATAGCACAAGAACCCGCTCTCATTCAAGAAAAAAAAATTTTACAAGAATTAAAAGAAAAAGGTTTAGAAAAATTTATTGAAGATTACTCTGCAAAAAAAAGCAATTCGTAA
- the priA gene encoding replication restart helicase PriA has product MSLQEEDMIFGVFAVAAKTGLSLTYIIPRQYLNIEIGQLCFVPILQKKFVALFLGFCEQPSFNCVEINGFFPYTTKIPAKVLEVLQWIAEYYLIPFEKMVPCLAPSFIWNTDKHNVLFKRLAKILLFDNDSNKYKLLNALKRVKNNPIAQNKENILTQEQNNVFQALCQQQIGVCVLHGVTGSGKTEIYLKIAQHVVAQNKTVLVLVPEIALTPQMSVQFRSIFADSLAILHSGLNSTEYEKEWFKIHLGFAKIVLGVRTSVFCLLENIGLIIVDEEHDCSYKAQEFPGFHARDVAVLRAKKENALCILGSATPSVETMFNVFQKKYCYYKLENKFSQKIVESLFIDSKNYLNLPNKIQKSTYPLRSSQITFENHDGFSPQTIELIKQKWEQGQQSIVILNRRGFVNFALCACCSTPLQCPSCSVTTTLHHYGQVEICHYCDFRTSMRKSCPSCGSAHFIHKGVGTQNIEEQLRVAIPGLKTARLDRDVLTSHSRLTQIIETFKCGDVDCLVGTQMLAKGHDFPNVTLVVVLHIEDSLFLPDFRAAERTFQLLTQAMGRAGRGTENGLVVVQSLLTEHPIVTLSLQNNVRDFIERELEFRKMGFHPPFSRQVLLELRHKNKDKAMSMGVSLREALMNFWQQNQYKATEVRLGGPYPAPLEKLNNEYRIQICVSSIKEFKPIQLIPSHILTSKEFIAFLRVDVDPYSFI; this is encoded by the coding sequence ATGAGTTTACAAGAAGAAGATATGATTTTTGGAGTTTTTGCAGTTGCTGCAAAAACAGGATTATCTTTAACATATATCATTCCAAGACAATATTTAAATATTGAAATTGGGCAATTGTGTTTTGTGCCTATTCTGCAAAAAAAATTTGTGGCATTATTTTTAGGATTTTGCGAACAACCTTCATTTAATTGTGTAGAAATTAATGGTTTTTTCCCATATACCACCAAAATTCCAGCTAAAGTTTTAGAAGTCCTTCAATGGATTGCTGAATATTATTTAATACCTTTTGAAAAAATGGTGCCTTGTTTGGCTCCTAGTTTTATTTGGAATACAGATAAACACAATGTTTTATTTAAAAGACTCGCTAAAATACTTTTATTTGATAATGATAGTAATAAATATAAATTACTAAACGCTTTAAAGCGTGTTAAAAATAATCCAATTGCGCAAAATAAAGAAAATATTCTGACACAAGAGCAAAACAATGTTTTTCAAGCGCTTTGTCAACAGCAAATTGGTGTCTGTGTTTTACATGGGGTAACAGGATCTGGTAAAACAGAAATATATTTAAAAATAGCGCAACATGTTGTGGCACAAAACAAAACTGTGCTTGTTCTTGTTCCTGAAATCGCCTTAACGCCGCAAATGAGTGTTCAATTTCGTTCTATTTTTGCAGATAGTTTAGCAATCTTGCATTCTGGATTAAATTCTACTGAGTACGAGAAAGAATGGTTTAAAATTCATTTGGGTTTCGCAAAAATTGTATTGGGGGTCAGAACCTCTGTTTTTTGTTTGCTCGAAAATATTGGTTTAATTATTGTTGATGAAGAACATGATTGTAGTTATAAGGCGCAAGAATTTCCTGGTTTTCACGCGAGAGATGTGGCTGTTTTACGAGCAAAAAAAGAAAACGCATTGTGTATTTTGGGTTCGGCAACTCCATCCGTTGAGACAATGTTCAATGTTTTTCAAAAAAAATATTGTTACTACAAATTGGAGAATAAATTTTCGCAAAAAATTGTAGAGAGTCTTTTTATTGATAGTAAAAATTATTTAAATTTGCCAAATAAAATACAAAAAAGTACATATCCATTACGTTCTTCACAAATTACATTTGAAAATCATGACGGATTTTCTCCACAAACCATAGAGCTTATTAAACAAAAATGGGAACAGGGGCAGCAATCCATTGTCATTTTAAATCGACGTGGTTTTGTGAATTTTGCGTTATGTGCATGCTGCAGTACTCCTTTACAATGTCCTTCTTGTTCTGTAACCACAACACTTCATCATTACGGACAAGTTGAGATATGTCATTATTGTGATTTTCGAACTTCCATGCGGAAATCATGTCCATCATGCGGTTCTGCGCATTTTATTCATAAAGGTGTAGGAACCCAAAATATTGAAGAGCAGTTGCGAGTCGCGATTCCTGGATTAAAGACTGCACGACTTGATCGAGACGTGTTAACAAGTCACTCACGGTTGACGCAAATTATTGAAACTTTTAAATGTGGTGACGTTGATTGTCTGGTTGGAACTCAAATGTTAGCCAAAGGACATGATTTTCCAAATGTGACACTTGTGGTTGTGTTGCACATTGAAGATTCGCTGTTTTTACCTGATTTTCGCGCAGCAGAACGAACCTTCCAACTGCTAACACAAGCAATGGGGAGAGCGGGACGTGGCACAGAAAATGGGCTGGTTGTTGTGCAGTCACTGCTGACTGAGCATCCTATTGTGACGCTTTCATTACAAAATAATGTGAGAGATTTTATTGAACGCGAGCTCGAATTTAGAAAAATGGGATTTCATCCACCATTTTCAAGGCAAGTGCTGCTTGAGTTGCGACACAAAAATAAAGACAAAGCAATGAGCATGGGAGTGTCTTTAAGAGAGGCGTTAATGAATTTTTGGCAACAAAATCAATATAAAGCCACTGAAGTTCGCCTTGGAGGACCGTATCCTGCGCCACTCGAAAAATTGAATAACGAATATCGAATTCAAATTTGTGTCAGTAGTATTAAAGAATTCAAACCTATTCAATTGATACCGAGTCACATATTAACAAGTAAGGAATTTATAGCATTTCTTAGGGTTGATGTTGACCCCTATTCTTTTATTTAA
- a CDS encoding HAD-IB family phosphatase, which translates to MNRPRYAFFDFDGTLICQDSFLTLFKKSLKNEPWRIVLIVIISPILLITFLLKLDKSFAKSAILWSLTVGKSKRAIVKNLRNILAKEGQQFWFQQAIPTFERLKKEGIEIVVVTASGSIWVRGMLNGKFQHFKIIIGSKLGFFAGGVILKSKNCYNQEKITRIHNSLGENFIWESAWSDHIADLPMLKQAKERYIICPKEKHKQIFVKELGTNMNILTWTSQQKS; encoded by the coding sequence ATGAACAGACCCCGTTATGCCTTTTTTGACTTTGACGGCACACTCATTTGCCAAGACTCTTTCCTGACACTTTTCAAGAAAAGTCTCAAGAACGAACCTTGGAGAATTGTCTTGATTGTTATTATTTCGCCAATATTATTGATTACTTTTTTATTAAAATTAGACAAATCGTTTGCAAAATCTGCAATATTATGGTCTTTGACAGTTGGCAAATCCAAAAGAGCAATTGTAAAAAATTTGCGTAATATTTTAGCAAAAGAAGGTCAGCAGTTTTGGTTTCAACAAGCTATTCCTACATTTGAGCGTCTAAAAAAAGAGGGGATTGAAATTGTTGTTGTTACCGCATCGGGATCCATTTGGGTGCGTGGCATGCTCAACGGAAAATTTCAACATTTTAAAATTATCATAGGTAGCAAACTTGGTTTTTTTGCTGGAGGCGTTATTTTAAAATCTAAAAATTGTTATAACCAAGAAAAAATAACTCGCATTCACAACAGTTTGGGTGAAAATTTTATTTGGGAAAGTGCGTGGAGCGATCATATTGCTGATCTGCCAATGCTAAAACAAGCAAAAGAACGATACATCATTTGCCCAAAAGAAAAACACAAACAAATTTTTGTAAAAGAGTTAGGAACAAACATGAATATTTTGACATGGACTTCGCAACAAAAATCTTGA
- a CDS encoding Hpt domain-containing protein gives MSAHINQQTIEGLKMLEEDGEPSFLIDLIETLLKTSPAKLVNIENFLSANDLVAAAKESHSLKSSVRALGADILGGICQRLEDLKSTTNFDDAKKIYIELKAEYEVIAQELTSIKDKMK, from the coding sequence ATGAGCGCTCACATCAATCAACAAACTATTGAAGGCCTAAAAATGCTTGAAGAAGATGGAGAGCCTAGCTTTTTAATTGATTTGATTGAAACACTATTAAAAACATCGCCTGCAAAACTTGTCAATATTGAAAATTTTTTATCTGCAAACGATCTCGTCGCTGCAGCCAAAGAATCACATTCACTCAAATCAAGTGTTAGAGCTTTGGGTGCCGATATATTAGGTGGTATCTGCCAAAGATTAGAAGATCTCAAATCAACAACAAATTTTGATGATGCTAAAAAAATATATATCGAATTAAAAGCTGAGTATGAAGTTATTGCTCAAGAACTCACTTCTATAAAAGATAAAATGAAATGA
- a CDS encoding polysaccharide deacetylase family protein, protein MIKKFNFLSLFLLNSFPSLYAFAQQNNSFKFLKTIEIGITIDDLAAAGIESASISREEISNKIIEALSSHKVPQAYGFVNGILIQDTKLKFKILNDWKKSGHLLGNHTYSHSNLAKVDSEYFIQDIEKNESTLIDHASNFEELKVFRFPYLMEGTNQEKRYAIRSYFSERKYKIAQVSIDSGDWIYNEAFIRCKDAKNEAAEKEIIEKYIQNVASVLKYQEKLSKLIYGINRKTPHILLLHYNALNAFALKDLLEQLKKMNVKFISSPIAINDQIFQMDPAVYMNSGIPFYEQVRRSLKLKYDEPLPENHSNWLKNLCK, encoded by the coding sequence ATGATAAAAAAATTTAATTTTTTATCATTATTTTTATTAAACTCCTTCCCTTCTTTATATGCTTTTGCACAGCAAAATAATTCTTTTAAGTTTTTAAAGACAATAGAAATTGGAATTACCATTGATGACTTAGCCGCAGCTGGAATAGAATCAGCCTCAATTTCGCGAGAAGAAATTTCAAATAAAATTATTGAGGCATTGAGTTCTCACAAAGTGCCTCAAGCTTATGGCTTTGTAAATGGAATCTTGATTCAAGATACTAAATTAAAATTTAAAATTTTAAATGATTGGAAAAAATCGGGTCATTTACTTGGGAATCATACATATTCTCATAGCAATCTTGCTAAAGTTGATTCTGAATATTTTATTCAAGATATTGAAAAAAATGAAAGTACTTTAATTGATCACGCCTCAAATTTTGAAGAATTAAAAGTTTTTCGCTTTCCTTATTTAATGGAAGGTACAAATCAAGAAAAAAGGTATGCGATTAGAAGCTATTTTAGCGAAAGAAAATATAAAATTGCGCAAGTTTCTATTGATTCTGGTGATTGGATCTACAATGAAGCATTTATCCGTTGTAAGGACGCAAAAAACGAAGCCGCAGAAAAAGAAATAATTGAAAAATATATTCAAAATGTAGCAAGTGTTTTAAAATACCAAGAAAAATTATCAAAACTGATTTATGGTATAAATAGAAAAACACCTCATATTTTACTTTTGCATTACAATGCACTCAACGCCTTTGCACTTAAGGATTTACTCGAACAATTAAAAAAAATGAATGTAAAATTTATTTCTTCTCCTATTGCAATTAATGATCAAATATTTCAAATGGATCCGGCTGTTTATATGAACTCAGGAATTCCTTTTTACGAACAAGTACGACGCTCTTTAAAATTAAAGTATGATGAACCATTACCTGAAAATCACAGCAATTGGCTTAAAAATTTATGCAAATAA